In a single window of the Centroberyx gerrardi isolate f3 chromosome 17, fCenGer3.hap1.cur.20231027, whole genome shotgun sequence genome:
- the mocs1 gene encoding molybdenum cofactor biosynthesis protein 1 isoform X2: MSAHGSMCCRLLERHNGARGALTHVGKLFIQCANGKILRRYSSATHKENELELGDSTSVAPNFAAPLKTRSKQELASTGSRRQKLNDDNIPFSAFLTDNFGRRHSYLRISLTEKCNLRCQYCMPEEGVKLTPRAQLLSTSEVLTLARLFVQEGVEKIRLTGGEPLIRPDVLDIIAELRKLEGLKTIAVTTNGMNLARLLPKLKEAGLDLINISLDSLVPAKFEFIVRRKGFHKVMEGIDKAIEMGYNPVKVNCVVMRGLNEDELLDFVALTEKKPLEVRFIEYMPFDGNKWNFKKMVSYQEMLDHIRQQWPALEMLPIGHAETAKTYKVPGFKGQVGFITSMSDHFCGSCNRLRLTADGNLKVCLFGNSEVSLRDVLRSGASDEELLQIIGAAVGRKKKQHAGMFNISKMKNRPMILIGG; this comes from the exons ATGTCTGCTCACGGCAGCATGTGCTGCCGCTTGTTAGAGCGACATAACGGCGCCAGGGGAGCTTTAACACATGTAGGTAAACTCTTCATACAATGCGCAAATGGAAAAATTCTGCGACGGTATTCCAGCGCTACGCACAAggaaaatgaacttgaacttggagACTCGACTTCAGTCGCTCCCAACTTCGCCGCACCCCTGAAAACCAGGTCAAAGCAG GAGCTGGCTTCCACTGGGAGTCGGAGGCAGAAGTTAAATGACGACAACATCCCCTTTTCAGCGTTCTTGACGGACAACTTTGGCCGGAGGCACAGCTACCTGCGCATCTCCCTGACTGAGAAATGCAACCTGCGCT GTCAGTACTGCATGCCGGAGGAGGGAGTGAAGCTCACGCCGCGGGCCCAGCTGCTGTCCACCTCGGAGGTGCTGACCCTGGCCCGCCTCTTCGTCCAGGAGGGGGTGGAGAAGATCCGCCTCACCGGAGGAGAGCCCCTCATCAGACCTGATGTGCTGGACATCATTG CGGAGCTGAGGAAGTTGGAGGGCCTCAAAACCATTGCAGTAACAACCAACGGCATGAACCTGGCCAGGCTGCTGCCCAAGCTGAAGGAAGCGGGCCTGGACCTGATTAACATCAGCCTGGATTCACTGGTCCCCGCTAAGTTTGAGTTCATCGTGAGGCGGAAAG ggTTCCACAAGGTCATGGAGGGCATTGATAAGGCCATCGAGATGGGCTACAACCCTGTCAAG GTCAACTGTGTGGTCATGCGGGGACTCAATGAGGACGAGCTGCTGGACTTTGTGGCCCTGACAGAGAAGAAGCCTCTGGAGGTTCGCTTCATCGAATACATGCCCTTCGATG GCAACAAGTGGAACTTCAAGAAGATGGTGAGCTACCAGGAAATGCTGGACCACATACGGCAGCAGTGGCCTGCCCTGGAAATGCTTCCCATCGGACACGCAGAAACAGCCAAG ACATATAAAGTACCAGGCTTCAAGGGCCAGGTGGGCTTCATCACCTCCATGTCTGACCATTTCTGTGGTTCCTGCAACCGCCTGCGCCTCACCGCAGATGGCAACCTCAAG GTGTGTTTGTTCGGTAACTCTGAGGTGTCCCTCAGAGATGTCCTGCGCTCCGGGGCGTCTGACGAAGAGCTACTGCAAATCATTGGGGCCGCCGTGGGCAGGAAGAAGAAACAACATGCAG GCATGTTCAATATCTCCAAGATGAAGAACAGGCCTATGATCCTCATTGGTGGGTGA
- the mocs1 gene encoding molybdenum cofactor biosynthesis protein 1 isoform X1, which yields MSAHGSMCCRLLERHNGARGALTHVGKLFIQCANGKILRRYSSATHKENELELGDSTSVAPNFAAPLKTRSKQELASTGSRRQKLNDDNIPFSAFLTDNFGRRHSYLRISLTEKCNLRCQYCMPEEGVKLTPRAQLLSTSEVLTLARLFVQEGVEKIRLTGGEPLIRPDVLDIIAELRKLEGLKTIAVTTNGMNLARLLPKLKEAGLDLINISLDSLVPAKFEFIVRRKGFHKVMEGIDKAIEMGYNPVKVNCVVMRGLNEDELLDFVALTEKKPLEVRFIEYMPFDGNKWNFKKMVSYQEMLDHIRQQWPALEMLPIGHAETAKTYKVPGFKGQVGFITSMSDHFCGSCNRLRLTADGNLKVCLFGNSEVSLRDVLRSGASDEELLQIIGAAVGRKKKQHAGMFNISKMKNRPMILIGATSQRPLSLPESHDSQRVSPLVSQLIDPTSLNQTTAPQLCHSSRGTVLDREDALCLPGCTVLTGTARVRLLGTLMSGGTHLRSHINRGKRYGTDNLHNVAPLRSPKSSNTLTFSRCQTKTAGSAIRTKVMSHIDADCLRYAQAMGPNAFKSHFIRTPGIPSFCTLLKNAKTSPNMHHSIRLCHKQTSSEDPKLKQGASDQKSGTDLSSIREPDDPIAAQLTHTDAHGRAAMVDVGGKPATRRTATARATVNLGPAAFRLLRDNQLAKGDALAVAQLAGIMASKQTSALVPLCHPLPLDHASVTFDLDEARNAAVVTATCRTTGRTGVEMEALTAVTVAALTLYDMCKAVSHDISITDVELVSKTGGKRDFHRQP from the exons ATGTCTGCTCACGGCAGCATGTGCTGCCGCTTGTTAGAGCGACATAACGGCGCCAGGGGAGCTTTAACACATGTAGGTAAACTCTTCATACAATGCGCAAATGGAAAAATTCTGCGACGGTATTCCAGCGCTACGCACAAggaaaatgaacttgaacttggagACTCGACTTCAGTCGCTCCCAACTTCGCCGCACCCCTGAAAACCAGGTCAAAGCAG GAGCTGGCTTCCACTGGGAGTCGGAGGCAGAAGTTAAATGACGACAACATCCCCTTTTCAGCGTTCTTGACGGACAACTTTGGCCGGAGGCACAGCTACCTGCGCATCTCCCTGACTGAGAAATGCAACCTGCGCT GTCAGTACTGCATGCCGGAGGAGGGAGTGAAGCTCACGCCGCGGGCCCAGCTGCTGTCCACCTCGGAGGTGCTGACCCTGGCCCGCCTCTTCGTCCAGGAGGGGGTGGAGAAGATCCGCCTCACCGGAGGAGAGCCCCTCATCAGACCTGATGTGCTGGACATCATTG CGGAGCTGAGGAAGTTGGAGGGCCTCAAAACCATTGCAGTAACAACCAACGGCATGAACCTGGCCAGGCTGCTGCCCAAGCTGAAGGAAGCGGGCCTGGACCTGATTAACATCAGCCTGGATTCACTGGTCCCCGCTAAGTTTGAGTTCATCGTGAGGCGGAAAG ggTTCCACAAGGTCATGGAGGGCATTGATAAGGCCATCGAGATGGGCTACAACCCTGTCAAG GTCAACTGTGTGGTCATGCGGGGACTCAATGAGGACGAGCTGCTGGACTTTGTGGCCCTGACAGAGAAGAAGCCTCTGGAGGTTCGCTTCATCGAATACATGCCCTTCGATG GCAACAAGTGGAACTTCAAGAAGATGGTGAGCTACCAGGAAATGCTGGACCACATACGGCAGCAGTGGCCTGCCCTGGAAATGCTTCCCATCGGACACGCAGAAACAGCCAAG ACATATAAAGTACCAGGCTTCAAGGGCCAGGTGGGCTTCATCACCTCCATGTCTGACCATTTCTGTGGTTCCTGCAACCGCCTGCGCCTCACCGCAGATGGCAACCTCAAG GTGTGTTTGTTCGGTAACTCTGAGGTGTCCCTCAGAGATGTCCTGCGCTCCGGGGCGTCTGACGAAGAGCTACTGCAAATCATTGGGGCCGCCGTGGGCAGGAAGAAGAAACAACATGCAG GCATGTTCAATATCTCCAAGATGAAGAACAGGCCTATGATCCTCATTG GCGCCACATCCCAAAGGCCTCTGTCTCTACCAGAGTCACACGACAGCCAGAGGGTTTCCCCCCTTGTCTCCCAGCTTATAGATCCCACATCCCTCAATCAAACAACGGCTCCTCAGCTGTGCCACTCCAGCAGGGGGACGGTCCTGGATAGAGAGGACGCTTTGTGCCTTCCAGGCTGCACTGTTTTAACAGGGACAGCCCGTGTTCGCCTCCTGGGAACCCTCATGAGTGGGGGTACCCATCTGAGGTCGCATATCAACAGAGGAAAACGTTATGGCACCGACAACCTCCACAATGTAGCACCCCTCCGTTCTCCTAAGTCCAGTAatactctcactttctcccgtTGTCAAACTAAGACCGCGGGTTCTGCTATACGCACAAAAGTAATGAGCCACATTGATGCAGACTGTCTCAGGTACGCACAAGCCATGGGTCCTAATGCATTTAAGAGCCACTTCATCAGGACCCCAGGAATTCCCTCTTTTTGCACACTACTTAAGAATGCCAAAACAAGTCCCAATATGCACCACAGCATTAGACTGTGCCACAAACAGACTTCCAGTGAAGACCCCAAACTCAAACAAGGTGCGAGTGATCAGAAGTCGGGCACAGATCTCTCCAGCATCCGCGAACCGGATGATCCCATCGCGGCCCAGCTGACGCACACAGACGCCCACGGCCGAGCCGCCATGGTGGATGTCGGCGGAAAACCCGCCACGCGGCGAACCGCCACGGCCCGCGCCACTGTCAATCTGGGTCCCGCCGCTTTCCGGCTGCTGCGGGACAACCAGCTGGCTAAGGGCGACGCGCTGGCCGTGGCGCAGCTAGCCGGCATCATGGCTTCCAAGCAGACCTCGGCCCTCGTCCCGCTCTGCCACCCACTCCCCTTGGACCACGCCTCTGTCACCTTCGACCTCGACGAGGCGCGGAACGCCGCCGTCGTCACGGCCACCTGCCGCACCACGGGCAGGACGGGAGTCGAGATGGAGGCCCTGACCGCCGTTACCGTGGCAGCGCTGACCCTCTACGACATGTGCAAGGCGGTGAGCCATGACATCAGCATCACGGACGTAGAGCTGGTCAGTAAGACGGGCGGGAAGAGGGACTTTCACCGTCAACCCTGA